From the Rhodococcus sp. NBC_00297 genome, one window contains:
- a CDS encoding signal peptidase I → MTTRHVAPTERRALTRIGDAVLNVLAVGGVVCIVLVILAFTMNITLIMFKTGSMSPTIPTGSLAVVREVAADTVAPGDIVTVDRAGELPVTHRVVRTSPSTDGTTVLELKGDANEYEDPAGYKVTEVRKVLWSIPGLAKVIVWFSHPLVLGAITIAMTVLVVAVFWPRTPRART, encoded by the coding sequence ATGACTACTCGCCACGTGGCCCCCACCGAGCGGCGGGCCCTCACGCGCATCGGCGATGCCGTGCTGAACGTGCTCGCGGTCGGTGGTGTGGTGTGCATCGTTCTGGTGATCCTGGCGTTCACGATGAACATCACGCTCATCATGTTCAAGACCGGCTCCATGTCGCCCACCATCCCCACCGGATCGCTGGCCGTTGTACGCGAAGTCGCCGCCGACACAGTGGCTCCCGGTGACATCGTGACCGTCGACCGGGCCGGAGAACTCCCCGTCACGCACCGGGTGGTGCGGACGTCACCCAGCACGGACGGCACGACCGTTCTGGAACTCAAGGGCGATGCCAACGAGTACGAGGACCCCGCCGGATACAAGGTCACGGAGGTCCGCAAGGTTCTGTGGTCGATCCCCGGCCTCGCGAAGGTGATCGTGTGGTTCTCGCACCCGTTGGTGCTGGGGGCGATCACCATCGCCATGACGGTGCTGGTCGTCGCCGTCTTCTGGCCCCGAACACCGCGGGCGAGAACCTGA
- a CDS encoding SipW-dependent-type signal peptide-containing protein, producing MTTDLTVETERDQRDVRRRKVRALLAGGLVLGVGAAVTLAVWTDNVFGQAQFSAENWNVQGDFSTGGTGVWNEYDTVGTAGTFAYTTGFAAMSPGLTVYAPVALRVGTGTTPGGAYPADVTLNGATPITGPLATALTYQVVSGVSADNCNAAILGGGTDVVAAGSALGDGSAVDAISVPADGSPVSLCFAVTLPQAVAPNVVAGQTTGVVTWQFAAEAVV from the coding sequence CGAGACAGAGCGTGACCAGCGCGATGTCCGTCGCCGCAAGGTTCGAGCGCTCCTCGCGGGCGGGCTGGTTCTCGGCGTGGGAGCGGCGGTGACATTGGCCGTCTGGACCGACAACGTGTTCGGGCAAGCACAGTTCTCGGCGGAGAACTGGAACGTCCAGGGCGACTTCTCCACCGGTGGTACCGGCGTCTGGAACGAGTACGACACGGTCGGAACAGCCGGCACCTTCGCGTACACCACGGGTTTCGCGGCCATGAGTCCTGGCTTGACGGTCTACGCGCCGGTGGCACTTCGAGTCGGCACCGGCACTACCCCGGGCGGCGCCTACCCGGCAGACGTGACACTGAACGGAGCGACTCCGATCACGGGTCCCCTTGCCACCGCGCTGACCTACCAGGTGGTGTCGGGCGTCTCGGCGGACAACTGCAACGCAGCGATACTGGGCGGTGGAACCGACGTCGTCGCGGCCGGCAGTGCACTCGGGGACGGGAGCGCCGTGGACGCGATCAGTGTGCCTGCTGACGGCAGTCCGGTGTCGCTGTGCTTCGCCGTGACCCTTCCGCAGGCCGTCGCCCCGAACGTCGTGGCGGGACAGACGACGGGCGTCGTCACGTGGCAGTTCGCAGCCGAAGCGGTGGTCTGA